The Pongo abelii isolate AG06213 chromosome 20, NHGRI_mPonAbe1-v2.0_pri, whole genome shotgun sequence genome window below encodes:
- the EBI3 gene encoding interleukin-27 subunit beta: MTPQLLLALVLWASCPPCSGRKGPPAALTLPRVQCRAPRYPIAVDCSWTLPPAPNSTSPVSFIATYRLGMAAWGHSWPCLQQTPTSTSCTITDVRLFSMAPYVLNVTAVHPWGSSSSFVPFIAEHIIKPDPPEGVCLSPLAERQLQVQWEPPGSWPFPEIFSLKYWIRYKRQGAARFHRVGPIEATSFILRAVRPRARYYVQVAAQDLTDYGELSDWSLPATAAMSLGK, translated from the exons ATGACCCCGCAGCTTCTCCTGGCCCTTGTCCTCTGGGCCAGCTGCCCACCCTGCAGTGGAAGGAAAG GGCCCCCAGCAGCTCTGACACTGCCCCGGGTGCAATGCCGAGCCCCTCGGTACCCGATCGCCGTGGATTGCTCCTGGACCCTGCCGCCTGCTCCAAACTCCACCAGCCCCGTGTCCTTCATTGCCACGTACAG gctgggcatggctgCCTGGGGCCACAGCTGGCCCTGCCTGCAGCAGACGCCAACGTCCACCAGCTGCACCATCACGGATGTCCGGCTGTTCTCCATGGCTCCCTACGTGCTCAATGTCACCGCCGTCCACCCCTGGGGCTCCAGCAGCAGCTTCGTGCCTTTCATAGCGGAGCACATCA TCAAGCCCGACCCTCCAGAAGGTGTGTGCCTAAGCCCCCTCGCTGAGCGCCAGCTACAGGTGCAGTGGGAGCCTCCCGGGTCCTGGCCCTTCCCAGAGATCTTCTCACTGAAGTACTGGATCCGTTACAAGCGTCAGGGAGCTGCGCGCTTCCACCGG GTGGGGCCCATTGAAGCCACATCCTTCATCCTCAGGGCTGTGCGGCCCCGAGCCAGGTACTATGTCCAAGTGGCGGCGCAAGACCTCACAGACTACGGAGAACTGAGTGACTGGAGTCTCCCCGCCACTGCTGCGATGAGCCTGGGCAAGTAG